AAGAAAACGTAATTAAAGAAATCGAAGAAAGCTTAAAACGCCTTAAAACCGATTATATCGATTTACTGCAAATTCATTGGCCAGACAGCACAACGCCAATTTCTGAAACCATGGAAGCCGTTGAAACCTTAATTCAACAAGGAAAAATCAAAGCTTTTGGTGTAAGTAATTACAATATTGAACAAATCAAAGAAGCGCAAAAAAAGGTTCAGATTGCATCAGATCAGGTTGCCTACAGCATGTTAAACAGAAGCATCGAAAAAGACTTACTTCCTTTTACCATCGCAGAAAATATCGGAATCATTGCTTACAGTCCGATGGAAAGAGGTTTATTGACAGGGAAATATTTCACCGACAGCAAATTAAAAGAAAACGATCACCGCAACGGCTACTTCGGAAAATTTGATTTACAAAAAGTAAAAACCCTAATCGAAGAATTAAGTTCACTGGCAAACGACAAACACATTTCTATCGCACAATTGGTATTACGTTGGACAACATTACAAAAAGGAATCGCAATTGTATTAGCCGGAGCAAGAAATGCAGAACAAGCCATTTCAAACGCCAAAACAATGGATTTCGATTTATCAGCTTCAGAACTTACATTTATTAATGAAGCGCTTTCTAAGCTAGAATAATTATTCTTCAAACACATAGAAATATAGCTATTCGTTGCGTACAAAGTCGTTTCACTTTTCTAAAAATCACATAGCTATGTGTTAGAAACTAGTTTCTTTCAATTCCCTTTTCAAGAAAGAAAAATCTATGTTTCTATGTGTTTAAAAAAAATCTCAAACAATTAAAATAATTTGGGTGTGCCCCTCCGGGTCGGGCTTTCGGCTATATCTTTTGTTCCATTTCATTCCACAAAAGGATACCGCCTCAATCCCTCACACATCCGTTTTCAAAAGAAGCACTTATATCTCAATTTAGGTAAACAAAAACTTTGCGACTCTGCGTCTTTGCGAGATTAAAAAAAAAAAAAAAATGCGCCTTTAAATTTCAATATAAAGACGTTAATAAAACCAATAGTAAAATGAAAAAGATATTCATAATTAACGGCGGACAGAAATTCGCACATTCAGGCGGAAAATTCAACAAAACAGTTCAGGACTGGACAACCGAATTTCTTTCCAAAAACAACGAATACGAAATCAAAACAACTCACGTAGAAGACAATATCGATCTTGACAAAGAAGTAGAAAAATTTGTTTGGGCAGATGTTATCATTTACCACACACCAGTTTGGTGGTTTCAGTTACCAAACCTTTTTAAAAAATACATCGACGATGTTTTCACCGCAGGCCATAACAAAGGAATTTACAAAAGCGACGGAAGAAGCCGTGTAAATCCAGACATCAATTACGGAACCGGCGGACTTCTGCACGGACGCAAATACATGCTGACCACAAGCTGGAATGCTCCTGCAACAGCTTTTACACTTCCAGGTGAGTTCTTCGATCAAAAATCAGTTGATGAAGGCGTAATGTTTGGTTTCCACAAAATGAACAAATTCACAGGAATGGAAAAACTAAATGGATTCCATTTTCATGATGTTGAGAAAGGCGCTACAATAGAAAATATCGTTATCTTTAAAGAGAATTACACCAAACACTTAGAGCAAACTTTTAAAAACTTATAATTATGATTTCGATTACCGCAATTTTAAAAAGTAAACCAGAGCATTTAATTGAAGTTAAAAATATGCTTACTCACCTAGTTACCGAAACTAGAAAAGAAGAGGCCTGCATTCGTTACGATTTACATACCTCCGAAAATGTTTTTATACTTTGGGAAGAATGGAAAGACCAGCCGGGATTAGATTTACACAACAGCCAGTCTTATCTGCAAGAATTCATCAAAAAAACAGAAGCACTGGTTTCAAGTCCGATACAAGTCTATAAAACAGAACAGATTTTATAACGTGATTTCAGACTCTCCTGCAAGGTTTCCAAAACCTTGTAGGCATAATTTAAACCTCTTCCAAAAAAAGACCTACAAGGTTTTGGAAACCTTGCAGGAAAAGCTAAATTGCTTAAAATTCAGAAACATATATTTTATGAGCAAATACCATCTTGCCGAAATTAATATTGCCAAAATGAAAGGAGTCGACATCAACGATCCGATCATGAAAGAATTTGTGGACAACTTAGACACCGTAAATAAACTAGCTGAAGAGAGCGAAGGTTTTGTCTGGAGACTAAAAGACGATACCGACAGTTACAATGCTACAAGTCTGAATCCGTACAATGATGAGCAAATCATTATCAATGTATCGGTTTGGGAAAGCATAGAAACACTGGAACATTATATGTACAAAACGTTTCACAGCGAATTCCTAAGACGCCGTAAAGAGTGGTTTCAAAAATTCGGAAAAGCCCATACCGCCATGTGGTGGATTCCAGCAGGCCAAATTCCAACCATGGAAGAAGCCGTTGAAAAATTAGACTACCTTCAAAAAAAAGGGCCTTCAGAACTAGTTTTTGATTTAAGAAACAAATATCCAATGCCAGTTGATGCATAGTTTTTTATAGCCACGAATTCACGAATTTATTTTTTTTAATCTATGCGCAAAGATTTTATATTAATTCGTGAATTCGTGGCTAACAAAACTTATTTAATTCCGCCAAAAGCTCCGAAACACATATTTTTATGTAAAATCTCGACTTTTGAGAAACCTACTTTTTTCATCAAATCCAATTGGTAATTCATAGATCTTGGCGAATCTTCCTTTTCGATATAATCCAAAACTTTCTGACGATACTCCGCTCCTCCTATTCCTTCCAAATACTCTCCGTAACGTTGCCACGTATATTCATTCAACAATTCTGTGTCTTGCGTGATTAAATCCGAAATCATTAAACAGCCTCCCGGTTTTAATAATCTAAATAACTTTGTAAAAGTAGTTTCCCAATCTTCATCATCACGCAAATGATGTAAAACCGCACCTGCCAAAATAATATCAAAACTGTTTTCTTTTAAATCTACTTCACGAATATCGCCTTGTTTGATCTTGACTTTTCCGTTTGTTTCTGCGGAAACCCTTTCAAAAGCTCTGTTTAACATTGGCAAACTCAAATCGACTAAAGTACAATTCAAATTTGGCACTTTAGATAACATTTTTAAAGTATAATTTCCAGCTCCACAGCCAACATCCAGTACATTTTTGGCATTCGGAACGATACGTTTTGAAGCTTCAGTAATTAATTCCAAAGAAATAGTCGCGTCTATTGTAGCCACTTGCCCCGTTTCTAAATTTGAAAATCGTTCAACATCATTGTCAAACCGTTCTTTGATTTCTTGAATAGTTGATTTTTTCATGGTCTTTTGTTTTTTTATCTCTCGCAGATCACGCAGATTTAGGGGATCTTTTTGCTATTATATGATCGGAATTTTTGTGATTAAGAATGATTTTAATAAAATTAATTAATAATCTGCCCTATCTGCTGAATCTGCGAGAGAATTATTTTTTTCAAAACTACCCCTTTCATAAATACTTTAAAAATACTATTTTTATCAATAAATAATACTTTAAAAGTATCATGGAATTACGTCATCTAAAATATTTTCTGGCTGTAGCCGAAGAATTGAACTTTACCAAAGCTTCAGAAAAACTCTTTATTTCACAGCCACCATTAAGCCGACAAATAGCAGAATTAGAAGAAGAACTTCAAGCAAAGCTTTTCATTAGAAATAATAAAAAAGTCGAACTCACAGAAGCAGGAAAATATTTTGAAAAAGAAATTAAAACTCTTTTCCAGAATTTGGAACTTATTTCTGCAAAGACAAAAAAGATAGCCGAAAATGTTTCTGGTGAATTCAGAATCGCTTATATCAGTTCGATATATTCTGCTGTGATTTCAGATTTAATCAAACATTTAAAAAAACAGTTTCCGTATGTCAATTTCAAATTATTTGAGATTTCAACTGCCAAACAAATCACTGCCTTAGAACAAGGAAAAATCGAAATGGGAATTATTCGTTCTCCTGTAAAATCTCCAAAAATCAAATCCGATTTATGGTTTAAAGATGGATTTTCATTGGTTTACAATAAAAAATCAGTTCAGATAAAATCGGAAAACGATATTTTTCAATTGAAAGACGAAACGTTTGTGTTTTTCAATAAAGATTATGCGCCACATTATCATGAAGTTTTATTAGAACTTTGCGCTTTTTATGGTTTTACGCCGAAGATTATTCACGAAGCCAATAACATCAACTCCATCGTACAATTAGTCAAAAATGGATTAGGAATTTCAATTGTTCCTTCGAATATTGCCAAAAACAATCATGATCCTGAAATTGGTTTTGTTGAATTGAAAAAGGTAAATCTAAAAACAGATGTTTCGATTATCACTTCGAGGGAAGATGATTCAGAGATTACGCAATCTGCTGTTGCTTTTTTATTGCCACAAAGGCGCTAAGGCTCAAAGTTTTTTTAATCTCGCAAAGTCGCAAATTTTATTAATTAAAAGTAAAAAAATAAGTTTCACGCAGATTCAGCAGATTTTAGCAGATTTTAAAAAAGAATCATTTGCAGAATCTGCCTAAAGCCTTTAAAATCTGCATGAAATAAAAAATCCTTTCCAATCCTTTTAATCTGTGGCAAAAAAAACCTTGCGTCTTAGCGCCTTCGTGGCCATAACAAAAATTCGTTACAATTTAGTACAGAAATCCACATTATAAAAAGAGAACTTTTAAATACCTTAGCAAATTCAAAATCTACAATAAAATTTCAATATAAAATGGCTGAGCAATCTTCAATTCAGTGTCCAAACTGCGGAACTCCTATCGATGTCAATGATGTTTTAAAACATCAATTGGAAGACAGCATCCGTAAAGAATTTCAACAAAAAGCGACTATTCAAAATAAAGAATTAGAGCTTAAAAATGAGCAATTGGACAAAGCTAAAGCCGAATTTGAAGCCAAAAAGAAACAAGAAAACGAGCTTTTTGCCGAGCGTTTGGAGCGTGAAAGAAAAATTGCCGAAAAGGAAATTTCTGAAAAACTAAAAACCAAACTCGAAGAAGAAAACAAAGACCGTTTGCTTTTAATGGAAAAAGAACTCTCTGAAAAATCGGAAAAAATCAGGGAATTAAATAAAATGGAAGGTGAAATCGCAAAATTACAGCGCGAAAAACTGGAAATGAAAGATGCTATTCAGGCCGAAGCCGAAAAGCAATTGAACACGCAATTGGCCTTGGAACGCGAAAAAATCAGAAAACAGGAAGACGATAAAAACGAGTTAAAATTTAAAGAACTTCAAAAGCAATTAGAAGAGCAGAAAAAATTAACCGAAGAAATGAAACGCAAGCAGGAACAAGGTTCTATGCAATTGCAAGGCGAAGTAATGGAATTAGCGATTGAAGAATGGCTAGCCAACAACTTTCCTCTCGATAGTATCGACGAAGTTAAAAAAGGCGCAAACGGCGCCGACTGTCTTCAGATTGTCAATACTCGCGAACATCAAAACTGCGGTTCTATTTATTATGAAAGTAAAAGAACCAAAGCTTTCCAGCCTTCCTGGATTGAGAAATTCAAAAACGATATCAGAACCAAAAGAGCCAATATCGGAGTTTTAGTAACCGAAGTAATGCCAAACGGAATGGAAAGAATGGGCATGCGCGACGGAATCTGGATTTGTACCTATGAAGAATTTAAAGGTTTAAGCGCCGTTTTGCGTCAATCCTTAATTCAGATCAATCAAGCCGTTCAGGCGCAGGAAAACAAAGGCGATAAAATGTCGATGTTGTATGATTTCTTAACCAGCAACGAATTCCGTTTGCAGATTGAAGGAATTGTAGAAGGTTTTACGCAAATGCAAAGTGACTTAGATTCTGAAAAAAGAGCGATGCAGAGAATCTGGAAACAACGCGAAAAACAAATCGAAAAAGTGGTTCATAATACTTTAGGAATGTACGGTTCGATTCGTGGTATTGCTGGAAATGCAGTTCAGAGTGTAAAGGCTCTGGAATTGGATTTTATTGAAGGAGATGACGAAGAGGAAGAAACTAAGGAATTGTTAGAATAAATCCTTTACTCGAGATTTAAGCGTTAAGTTTGTCATTCATTTCGATGGAGGAGAGATCATACGTAGGATTCGACAAAGATAGACGGTTTAGATTGTGGAGTTTCTTGCGTGATCCTTTGTTTCTCAGGATAACAAAAAATGCTGAAAAAATTTTGTAATAACTCAAATTTTCTTTTGAAACCGATTGCCCGCGAGAGGGATAGGATCAATCCGCCGCGGCGGAGCGGATAGCCCGACAGTATTAGGGAAAGTGGGCGTATATAGACAAAGTTAAATTGCCCACTTTTTCTAATACTGGCTCGCCCAAATTAATTAGATAATTAGAGAATGTGGCAATTAGATAATTTTTTGAAATTCTGTATGTATTATCAAATTTTCTAATTGACACATTCTCTAATTTTCTCATTTAAGAATGGGAATGTTGAACGTAATTCTCGTTCCTTCGCCGGGAATGGAGTTGATGAAAACGCGTCCGTTGATGTATTGGATGCGTTCTTTCATGAATAGAAGTCCCATTCCGGACTCGCTGTTGCGTTTTTTGTGGACGGAATTGATGTCGAAACCTTTTCCGTTGTCGTCGATGATGATGCTTAAAAGTGTTTCGCTGTGGGATAGCTGGACGATTATATGCGACGATTCGGCGTATTTTATGGCATTGTTGATGGCTTCTTGCGTGAGACGATAAATGTTGATCTCGATTAGGGAATCCAGACGTCGGTCGAAATCGGTTTTGTTGTAGAAAAGGATTTCTTTTCCGGTTAGTTTTGAGAGTTCCTGCGTGAGTTTTGCCAATGAAGAAACGATTCCGTGATCGCTTAATTCGGGTGGCATTAAGTTGAAAGTTGCGGTACGGACACCTTTTATAATGTCTAGCGAAAGTTTCTTTAAATACTCAATTTTTTGTTCTGATTTTTCTCGGTCATCTAAATTAATGCTTTCTAAACTGAATTTTAAACCCGTAAGCATTTGGCCGATTCCGTCATGAATTTCTTTGGCGATTCGGTTTTGTTCGTTTTCTTGATTTTCAACGATTTTGCTTGAAATAATCTTTTGTTGATTGATTTTTTCGGTTGTGTTTTCGAGGTTTAAGCGTTCGACTTCGCGCTGTGCTTTTTTGCGTTCGGTGATGTTGAAGCAGACGATTAGAAGTTCTAATTCGTCTTTTTTGATCATGACCGGAACCATTGATAAATCAAGCCAAATAGTTTCGTTTTCTTTGTTTAAAATACTGATTTCGCCTTGCCAGCCACTTCTTTGTTTTTCGAAAATTAGGCGGTCGAAATTGGTTTGTTCTTTTTCGTCGACGGTTAAAACTTCGGAGAATTTTTTGTTGGATGAAAACTTGGTATAATTCAGCAGTTTGGCAAATTTTTCTCCAATATGAATTATAGAACCGTCAGGCGCAATTCGGCAATACAATAAAGTATTTTCCATTGCATAATTGAGCGATTTTAATTCTTTAACCGAATTTTCTTTGATTTCGCTTAGAATTTCTGTGTCGTATGCGAGCTTTAGAGCTTTCTTTTCTGAAGATAAAAGTCTTGTAATTAATCGCTCGATTTTTTTGTTTGTAGGTTTGAAAATGAAGAAGAATTCTAAAACCAGAA
This portion of the Flavobacterium panacagri genome encodes:
- a CDS encoding aldo/keto reductase produces the protein MEYRKLGNSELELSAITYGAFAIGGTMWGGTEKKDSIESVQASIDHGVTTIDTAPFYGFGLSEEMIGEAIKPYDRSKVQLLTKFGLVWDGSNNGKGDFFFDADDNGKQVPIYKYSSKENVIKEIEESLKRLKTDYIDLLQIHWPDSTTPISETMEAVETLIQQGKIKAFGVSNYNIEQIKEAQKKVQIASDQVAYSMLNRSIEKDLLPFTIAENIGIIAYSPMERGLLTGKYFTDSKLKENDHRNGYFGKFDLQKVKTLIEELSSLANDKHISIAQLVLRWTTLQKGIAIVLAGARNAEQAISNAKTMDFDLSASELTFINEALSKLE
- a CDS encoding NAD(P)H-dependent oxidoreductase, producing the protein MKKIFIINGGQKFAHSGGKFNKTVQDWTTEFLSKNNEYEIKTTHVEDNIDLDKEVEKFVWADVIIYHTPVWWFQLPNLFKKYIDDVFTAGHNKGIYKSDGRSRVNPDINYGTGGLLHGRKYMLTTSWNAPATAFTLPGEFFDQKSVDEGVMFGFHKMNKFTGMEKLNGFHFHDVEKGATIENIVIFKENYTKHLEQTFKNL
- a CDS encoding putative quinol monooxygenase codes for the protein MISITAILKSKPEHLIEVKNMLTHLVTETRKEEACIRYDLHTSENVFILWEEWKDQPGLDLHNSQSYLQEFIKKTEALVSSPIQVYKTEQIL
- a CDS encoding DUF3291 domain-containing protein → MSKYHLAEINIAKMKGVDINDPIMKEFVDNLDTVNKLAEESEGFVWRLKDDTDSYNATSLNPYNDEQIIINVSVWESIETLEHYMYKTFHSEFLRRRKEWFQKFGKAHTAMWWIPAGQIPTMEEAVEKLDYLQKKGPSELVFDLRNKYPMPVDA
- a CDS encoding class I SAM-dependent methyltransferase, which gives rise to MKKSTIQEIKERFDNDVERFSNLETGQVATIDATISLELITEASKRIVPNAKNVLDVGCGAGNYTLKMLSKVPNLNCTLVDLSLPMLNRAFERVSAETNGKVKIKQGDIREVDLKENSFDIILAGAVLHHLRDDEDWETTFTKLFRLLKPGGCLMISDLITQDTELLNEYTWQRYGEYLEGIGGAEYRQKVLDYIEKEDSPRSMNYQLDLMKKVGFSKVEILHKNMCFGAFGGIK
- a CDS encoding LysR family transcriptional regulator; the encoded protein is MELRHLKYFLAVAEELNFTKASEKLFISQPPLSRQIAELEEELQAKLFIRNNKKVELTEAGKYFEKEIKTLFQNLELISAKTKKIAENVSGEFRIAYISSIYSAVISDLIKHLKKQFPYVNFKLFEISTAKQITALEQGKIEMGIIRSPVKSPKIKSDLWFKDGFSLVYNKKSVQIKSENDIFQLKDETFVFFNKDYAPHYHEVLLELCAFYGFTPKIIHEANNINSIVQLVKNGLGISIVPSNIAKNNHDPEIGFVELKKVNLKTDVSIITSREDDSEITQSAVAFLLPQRR
- a CDS encoding DUF2130 domain-containing protein yields the protein MAEQSSIQCPNCGTPIDVNDVLKHQLEDSIRKEFQQKATIQNKELELKNEQLDKAKAEFEAKKKQENELFAERLERERKIAEKEISEKLKTKLEEENKDRLLLMEKELSEKSEKIRELNKMEGEIAKLQREKLEMKDAIQAEAEKQLNTQLALEREKIRKQEDDKNELKFKELQKQLEEQKKLTEEMKRKQEQGSMQLQGEVMELAIEEWLANNFPLDSIDEVKKGANGADCLQIVNTREHQNCGSIYYESKRTKAFQPSWIEKFKNDIRTKRANIGVLVTEVMPNGMERMGMRDGIWICTYEEFKGLSAVLRQSLIQINQAVQAQENKGDKMSMLYDFLTSNEFRLQIEGIVEGFTQMQSDLDSEKRAMQRIWKQREKQIEKVVHNTLGMYGSIRGIAGNAVQSVKALELDFIEGDDEEEETKELLE
- a CDS encoding sensor histidine kinase — its product is MKKSNQEEDKITFKNLRRLYFFALLTIALTIIVSQILVQYNLNQQLSDSKIINFSGKQRMLSQKIVKEVLILHYVSDTASAKQISHLNEVLALWKKNQNALENGSDSLAFPKEKSETLSKLYLEINPIFNKIAQTTDSFLLNVKQKKTTAENQKFVNIILENEGIFLSKMNQIVTQYDLEAHEKVTEQRRIEYWIFGFTLLILVLEFFFIFKPTNKKIERLITRLLSSEKKALKLAYDTEILSEIKENSVKELKSLNYAMENTLLYCRIAPDGSIIHIGEKFAKLLNYTKFSSNKKFSEVLTVDEKEQTNFDRLIFEKQRSGWQGEISILNKENETIWLDLSMVPVMIKKDELELLIVCFNITERKKAQREVERLNLENTTEKINQQKIISSKIVENQENEQNRIAKEIHDGIGQMLTGLKFSLESINLDDREKSEQKIEYLKKLSLDIIKGVRTATFNLMPPELSDHGIVSSLAKLTQELSKLTGKEILFYNKTDFDRRLDSLIEINIYRLTQEAINNAIKYAESSHIIVQLSHSETLLSIIIDDNGKGFDINSVHKKRNSESGMGLLFMKERIQYINGRVFINSIPGEGTRITFNIPILK